The DNA region ACGAACATCTTGCCGACCGGTACCGCGCCGGCAATGGAGGCGACCCCCTTGACCAGGTCGACGCTGACCCCGTTCTCGGCCAGCATGATGTTCTCTTCGGGCACCCCGGTGCTGACCGCGAGCTTGGCGTTGGCCCGGAGGTGCCGCCAGGTGCCGTGCACCGGCATCACGTTGCGGGGCCGCACACCGTTGTACAGGAACAGCAACTCGCCGGCGTAGGCGTGGCCGGAAACGTGTACGCGCGCTTGGCTGTTGGTGACGACACGGGCGCCGATCTTGGCCAGCGCGTCGATCACGCCGTATACCGCTTCCTCATTACCGGGTATCAGCGAACTGGACAGCACGATCAGATCGCCGTCGGTCAAGGTGATGCTGCGGTGCTCGCCGCGCGACATCCTCGACAGTGCGGCCATCGGCTCGCCCTGGGTGCCGGTGGTCACCAACACCACCCGGTCCGGCGGCAGTTCCTCGGCGGCGCCGATGTCGATGACGTTGTCGTCGGCCACGGTCAGGAACCCGAGCTCCTTGGCGATGCCCATGTTGCGGACCATCGAGCGGCCGACGAAGGACACCTTGCGCCCCAATGCGACTGCGGCATCGACGATCTGCTGCACGCGGTCGACGTTGGAGGCGAAACACGCGACGATCACCCGGCCGTCGGCGCCCCGGATGAGGCGGTGCAGGGTGGGCCCGATCTCGCTCTCGGACGGACCGACCCCCGGATGCTCGGCATTGGTGGAGTCGCACAGGAACAGATCGACCCCCGCATCGCCGAGCCGCGACATGCCGGGCAGGTCGGTGGGCCGACCGTCCAGCGGTTGTTGGTCGAGTTTGATGTCGCCGGTGTGCAGGACCGTCCCGGCGCCGGTGTGCACGGCGATCGCCAGCGCATCCGGGATCGAGTGGTTGACCGCGAAGTACTGGCATTCGAAGACCCCGTGCGTGCTGCGCTGCCCCTCGGCCACTTCGACGAAGATCGGCTTGATGCGGTGTTCGCGACATTTGGCGGCCACCAACGCCAGCGTGAACTTCGAGCCGACGACGGGGATGTCGGAGCGCAGCTTGAGCAGGAACGGGATGGCCCCGATGTGGTCCTCGTGGGCGTGCGTGAGCACCAGCGCCTCGATGTCGTCGAGACGGTCTTCGATGTGGCGCAGGTCGGGCAGGATCAGGTCGACACCCGGCTCGTCGTGGCCCGGGAACAGCACACCGCAGTCGAGGATCAACAACCGGCCGAGGTGTTCGAACACCGCCATGTTGCGGCCGATTTCACCGATGCCGCCGAGCGCCGTTATCCGCAGCCCGCCGGCCGCCAGGGGTCCGGGCGGTGCCAAATCCGTATTCATGGTGTTCCTATCGAAGCAATGCAGCGGCCCGCAATTCAGCGGTCAGCGCTTGGAGTTGCTCGTCGGTGGCCGGGACTTGCGGCAAACGCGGGTCGCCCGCGTCGAAGCCTTGCAGCCGCAGCCCGGCCTTGGACATGGTGACGCCGCCGAGGCGGTATTGCGCGGCATTGAGCGGTCCGAGGGCCACGCTGGTCTTGCGTGCGGTACCGATGTCGCCGGAGTTGAACGCCGACCACATTTCGCGCAGCTGGGCCGCGGCCAGGTGGCCCCACACGCTGATGAAACCGACTGCGCCGACCGCCAGCCACGGCAGGTTCAGCGCATCGTCGCCGGAGTAGTACGCCAGCCCGGTCTCCGCCATGATCTGGGCGCTGCCGTGCAGGTCGCCCTTGGCGTCCTTGACCCCCACGATGTTCGGATGCTCGGCCAGTAGCCGCATGGTGTCCCATTCGATCGGGACGACCGAGCGCGGGGGGATGTCGTAGAGCACGTTCGGCAGGTCGGTGGCGTCGGCGACGGCGCGGAAATGCGCCAGCAAACCGCTCTGCGGGGGCCGCGAGTAATAGGGCGTGACCACCAGCAAGCCGTGGGCGCCCGCGGCCGCGCTGCGCCGGGCCAGGCCCACGCTGTGCGCGGTGTCATAGGTGCCGGCACCGGCGATGATGCGCGCCCGGTCCCCGACGGCGTCGAGCACCGCGGAGAGCAGTTCGATCTTCTCGTCATCGCTGGTGGTCGGCGATTCGCCGGTGGTGCCCGAGATCACCAGACCGTCACAGCCCGCGTCCACCAGACGGATGGCGAGCTTCTTGGCGACGGCCGTATCTAGCGCGCCCTTCGAGTCGAACGGCGTCACCATGGCAGTCAGCACGGTGCCTAACCGTGCGCCGACGTCGAATCCGCTGGTGCTCACGGCGTAAGGGTACCGCGCGCAATCAACGCAGTTTCACGCCTCGGTCCCCAACGGGCTGGTGGCCACTTCGGTGCCGTCGGCCTGGGTATGGATGGTGAAATCGGCGAACGCCTGCGGCGCGACAGCTACCAATTGCCGCAAGCATTCGATGGCCAGCCGACGGATCTCCACGTCGGCTTGTTCGCTGGCACGCATCGCGATGAAATGCCGCCACGCCCGGTAGTTGCCCGTCACCACGATGCGGGTCTCGGTGGCGTTGGGCAGGACCGCACGCGCGGCCTGGCGCGCCTGTTTGCGCCGCACGGTGCCGGCCGCGCCGGCCAGTTTCTCGTCGAGTTTGGTCAACAACTCGGTGTAAGCCGCGCGACTGGCATCGGTCGCGGCCAGGAACAACCGTTCGAGTTCCGGGTCGCCGTCGATCCCGGGCGGCAGCACCACCTGCGAATCGTTTTCGGGCACATACCGCTGCGACAGCTGCGAGTAGGAGAAGTGCCGATGCCGGATCAGTTCGTGCGTGCAGGATCGCGAGATTCCGGTGATGTAGAAGCTGACCGAGGCGTGTTCGAGCACCGAGAGGTGGCCGACATCGATGATGTGCTTGAGGTAGGCGGCGTTGGTCGCGGTGCGCGGATTCGGCTTGTCCCAGCTCTGGTAGCACGCCCGCCCGGCGAACTCGAGCAGCGCGGGTCCGCCGTCGGCGTCGGTGCTCCACGGCACGTCCGGCGGCGCGGTGAACTCCGTCTGGGCGATCAGCTGCACGCGCAGCGGTGCGGTCTCGGCCACGCGGTGAGCCTAACGCGGCGGGTCGCCGGGTTGCCGGAGGTGTGATCGGAGGATCCGCCCGGTCGCGGCGGCGGTCAGGCCGATACCCGTCGGCTCAGCTCCCCCGCCAGGTCCCCGCGGTCACCGACCCGCACCGAACCCAGGTCCAGCCAGCCGGCCATCGCGTGTAGCTCGGGGGCCAGGGCGGCGGCCACCCGGGCGCGGTCCTGGCCGTCCTCGCTGAACGCGCCGAGCACGTGCAGGGCGTTGGCGGCCCGGTCGGCTTTCAGATCCACCCGGCCGACGAGTTTCCCGTCGAGCAGGAACGGCCACACGTAGTAGCCGTAGCGGCGCTTGGCCGCCGGTGTGTAGATCTCGATGCGATAGTGAAAGCCGAACAGCCGTTCGACCCGCGGGCGGAAGAACACCAGCGGGTCGAACGGGCACAGCAGCGCCGTCCCGCGGTCGGTACGCGGAATCTTCTGTCCCACACGCAGATACGCCGGCGCCCCGTCGATGTCGACCCGTTCCAGCTCGCCGCTGGCGGCCAGCTCCGCCAGCGCGGGTTTGACCTGGGCGGCGCCGAGGCGGAAGTAGTCGCGGATGTCGGCTTCGGTGCCCACCCCCAGCGCGGTGGCAGCGCGCAGGGTCAGCTCGCGCACCGCGTCGGCGTCGTCGACCTCGCGGGCCAGGACGTCGGCGGGCAGCACCCGTTCGACCAGGTCGTAGTGCCGGGCGAAGCCGACCCGGGTGGCCGTCGTCAAGACCCCCGCCGACCACAGTGCCTCGGCAACCCACTTGGTGTCGCTGCGATCCCACCAGGGTCCGCGTTGTCCGCGCGGTTCGGCCTTCAGATGCGCCTCGATCTGCCCGGCGGTCGACGGGCCGATCTCGGCCACCGCGGCCACGATGTCCTCGGCCAATTGCCGGTTCTTGCGGACGATCTCGGTACCCCAGCGGCCGTGGGTGTATTCGCGCATCCGCCAGCGCAGTAACGGCCAATCGTCGACCGACATCAGCGCGGCCTCGTGCGCCCAGTACTCGACCAGCAGCCGGGGCGACCGGGCGCTGTGGCTCCACGCCGCCCGGTCCAGCAGCGCGCGGTCATACGGTCCCCACCGGCTGAACACGGGCGCATAATGCGCGCGTACCGCCACCGACACCGAATCCAGTTGCAACACCTGGATACGCGAGATCAGCCGGCGCAGATGAGCGCGGGTGACGGCGCCGCCGGGCCGGGGCTCGTGAAATCCCTGCGCGGCGACGGCAATCCGACGCGCTTGGGCAAGACTGAGTCGCGCCATCAGCGCCAGTAACTGGCAAACCGGTACCGCAGCCCCGTCGAACTGGTCAGCCAGTCCTCGGTTGCTCCCTGCCAACTCTCGTCGAGCAGCGGAGCCACCGCGTCGTCGTCGTTGCGCGGCAGGTCGATCTCGATCTCGGTGACCTCGCACCGCGACGCCAGCGGCAGCGTCAGGGCGTAGATCTGCGCGCCGCCGATCACCCAGGTGTCCTCGATCGGCACCTGCTCCAGATCAGTGACCACCTCGGCGCCCTCGGCCGCGTAATCGGAGCTTCTGGTGAGTACGAGATTGCGGCGGCCCGGCAGTGGACGAACCTTGGCCGGCAGCGACTCCCAGGTCAGCCGGCCCATCAGCACGGTGTGGCCCAGCGTCAACTCCTTGAAGCGGGCCTGGTCTTCGGGCAGCCGCCACGGGATGGTGTTGGCGCGGCCGATCACACCCGAGGTGGACTGCGCCCAGATCAGGTTCAATGCCATGGGCTCACACCGCCACCGGCGCCTTGATCGCCGGATGCGGATCGTAATTCTTGATCACGACATCCTCGTAGGCGTAGTCGAACAACGAGTCCCGGTGAGCCAGAACAAGTTCCGGGTAGGGTCGCGGGTCACGCGACAGCTGCTCGGTGACCTGGTCGACGTGGTTGTCGTAGATGTGGCAGTCGCCGCCGGTCCAGATGAACTCCCCTACATCCAGGCCCGCCTGAGCCGCCATCATGTGGGTCAGCAGCGCGTAGCTGGCGATGTTGAACGGCACTCCGAGGAACAGGTCGGCGCTGCGCTGATAGAGCTGACAACTGAGTCGCCCCTCGGCCACGTAGAACTGAAAGAACGCGTGGCACGGCGGCAGCGCCATCTGCGGGATCTCCCCCACATTCCACGCCGAGACGATGTTGCGGCGCGAGTCCGGATCGCTCTTCAACAGCGCGAGCGCGGCACTGATCTGGTCGATGTGCTCCCCGGACGGCGTCGGCCAGGACCGCCACTGGACGCCGTACACGGGACCGAGATCGCCTGCCGGACCGGCCCATTCGTCCCAGATGGTGACGCCGTGCTCCTGCAGCCAACGCACGTTGGAGTCACCGCGCAGGAACCACAACAGTTCATAGACCACCGACTTGAGGTGCACCTTCTTGGTGGTGATCAACGGGAAACCGGCGCTGAGGTCGTAGCGCAACTGATGACCGAACAAGCTGCGGGTGCCCGTGCCGGTGCGATCGGATTTCGGGATCCCGGTCTCGAGCACCAGCCGCAACAGATCCTCGTAAGGCGTAGCGATCGGCATCTGGTCAGCCTACCGCCGCTGGTTCCGAGTTCGGCCGGTACACACTCCGGTGGGCGGCATTCGGTACCGCTCGGCCACCTCGGTGCGGACGGCACGGTAGAACAGAGGCATGCCCCTCATCAAAGACACCGTGACCACTGCCGACGGCACCTGCGCCGTCACCTTCGCCACCCCCGAGGGGGACGGCCCCTGGCCTGGCGTCGTGATGTATCCCGACGCCGGCGGTCCGCGGCAGACCTTCGACGAGATGGCCGCCCAACTGGCCGCCGCCGGGTATGCCGTGCTGGTACCCGACATCTACTACCGCCACCCGGACTGGGCGCCGTTCGACATGGCGACCGTGTTCGGTGACGCCAAGGAACGCGGCCGGCTCTTCGCGATGATCGGCAAGGTCACCCCGGACATCATGGCCGCCGATGCCGCCGCGCTGTTCGACTACCTGGCGGCCCGGCCCGAGGTGCGCGGCGCGGCGTTCGGCACCACCGGCTACTGCATGGGCGGGCGCACCTCGTTGGTGGTTGCCGGCCGGCTACCCGACCGGGTGGCGGCCGCGCTGTCGTTCCACGGCGGCGGGCTGGCCTCCGACGATCCGGGCAGTCCGCACCTGCTGGCCGGCGCCATGCGCGCGCCGGTGTATGTCGGTGGCGCCAAGAACGACGCGTCGTTCACCGCGGCGCAGGCCGAAACGCTGGACAAGGCGTTGACGGCCGCCGGTGTCTCACACACCATCGAGTTCTACGAGGCCGGGCACGGCTTCGCGGTGCCGGACAACGCGCCCTACGACGAGGCGGCCGCGGCCCGGCACTGGACGGCCATCACGGAGTTCTTGGGTCAGCACCTGCAAAATCAGACGTAGCGGTTGCGGCCCGCCGCCGCGCCCGCAACCATCTGCACCGCGTACACCGCCAGCGCCATGATCCACGGCGCGGTCCAGCCGCCGGTCAGGTCGTGGAGCAGTCCGAACAGCAACGGGCCCAGGCCGGCCAGCAGATAACCGAAGCCCTGCACCATGCCCGACAGCTGGGCGGTGTCCTCGGGGGTGCGGGCGCGCAGCGCGATGACGGCCAGCGCCAACGAGAACACCGACATCCCGAAGCCGACCAGGATGCTCCACAGCAGCGGCGCGGCCCCCGGGTCGACCGCCAACCCGATCATGCCGACGAAGCCGACGACGCCGAGTCCGACGATCCATCCACTCTGATGGCGCTGCCGGGCGGCCAACGGCGTGATGAACAGGCTGATCGGCACGGCCAGCAGCGAAACCAGGCCGACCAGCAGCCCGGCGCTGCGCTGGCTCACCCCGTGGTCAATGAAGACCTCGGCCAGCCACCCCATCACGATGTAGGCCAACAACGACTGACAGCCGAAGAACAGCGTGATGGTCCAGGCGAGCCGGTTGCGCAGCAGCGAACGCGTGGGTGCGGCGGGCGCCGCGGTCTGCGGGGTGACCCGGCCGAGCCCGCGGGCCCCCACCAGCCACAGCAGCAACGCGAGCAGCGCCAGCACCGCCCAGCTGCCCAGCGCACCCCGCCAGCCGCCCAGCGCGTCCCCGAGCAGCGGCGTCGCGGCCGAGCCCAGGGCACCGCCGCCCTGCAGGGCGGCGGTGTAGACGCCCGTCATCAGGCCGATGCGCGCTGGGAACGATCCCTTGATGACGACCGGGATCAGGACGTTGGCCAACGCGATTCCCGCGGTGGCCACCAACGTTCCGCCGATCACGACATAGGGGCCGTCGAGTACCCGCACGCCCAGCCCGATCGTCAGCACCGCCAGCGCCAGGGCGATGGCGCGCCCCACCCCGAGACGGCGCGACAGCCACGGTGCCGTCAGGCCGGCCGCGGCGAAACACAATCCCGGCAGGGTGGTGAGCACGCCCGCCCAGGTCGCCGACACGCCCAGGGCCTCGCGCATGTCACCGAGCAGCGGGCCGACGCTGGTGATCGCCGGGCGCAGGTTCAGCGCGGTCAGGATAACCGCGGCCACCAGCAGCGCACCCCCGGCCACCATCACCGGGGGCCGGATCTCTACGGCACCGTCGAGTTCGAGTTCGAGCTCGTGCTCGTATTCGACTCGGAAGTGGGCGCGGCCCTTGTCGTTCACCACGCCATGGTGCCCTATGCCGCGATCACCGCCGCGGCCGCGGCGTCCTCAGCGCCGGCGTGCGTGCATGAAAGTCGCGACGCTGCGGAAGATTCCGCGCGCAGCGTAGATCGCCGCGACGACCGACAACCCGATGAGGACGATGAACATCACCATCCAGTTGGTGCGGCTGTGGCTCACGTTCCACCACACCACGGTGAACAGCACCGCGCAGATGAAGACCACGATGTCGCGCCAGTTGCCGCTGTAGCTCGCCGCCAGCGCGCGGATCTCCCGGTTCCTCTCGACCGCGGTGACGATGTCATCGATGCGGATGTCGATGGATCGCTGCAAGGCTTCGCGACGCTCGGTCTGCTCCGGCGGAATCCGCTCGAGCAGTTCCATATCCGCCTTGATCGCACCGCGCAGGTCCGGGCCCTTGATGTTGCCTGCCACCAATCCCAGCAATGCACCCCCGGCAATCGGTGCGGCGCCCAACGCGAGTTCAGCCATTCCGGGCATGGCGGTGACGCTACCCGAGTGCGCAGCGGATGTTCTGCGGTATGTCAGCGCCCGTACCTGGAGTTCCCGCCGATGACGAAGTCCGGAAGAGTGTCGCCCTGACGCTTGATCGCGTCGATGTAGAGCTGACGGGTGACCGCGGCGTCGACGTGGCCGACGTAGTTGCCCTGCTCGTCGTAGTTGAGGAAGGCGCCATAGATGATGAACAGCGCCTCGGTGTCCTCGGTGTTGCTTGCCGGAGCCTCCAACGTGTGGGTCGAACCGGCCGGCTCATAGATGTAGGTGCCCGCTACGTTGAGGGATTCTCGGCCGTATTCCCGGTAGAACCAGCTGCCGGAGGTGGTGTAGCCGTGCACTGCACCGGTATGCAGATGCGTGGGAATCACCGTGCCGGGCGCGAATCGGATATTGGCCACCGTGAGACCGGCCTCCACATCGGCTACGAGGAGTTGGGCGGACATTCCCGGCGCCAGGACATCAATCGCCCACGGCACGTCCTTGGTCTGCATGGTGAGCGCGATCGGGGGGGTGATATCGGTGACGGTCATCGTGACTCCTTGGCTGTGATGTATTGCCCGACGAACAGGGCCTGTGTCCATCATGACCACTTATCCACCCGATTCCTTGTCATTTCACGACTTATATTTTACATTTGACGACTATGGCGGATCTGGTGCGCGCGTCGTCACTGGTCCATGTGCCGGAGTTGATCACCGAGCATGGCGGCGATCCGCAGCGCTTCCTCACCGAGGCGGGTATCGATCCGGAGGTCCTGGGCGATTTCAATCGCTACATCCGTTACACGGCCCTGACCACACTCGTCGGCAATGCGGCCCAGGAGCTGGCCGTACCGGACTTCGGGCTCAGACTGTCCAAGCTGCAAGACCTCGAAATGCTGGGCCCCATCGCAGTGCTGGCTCGCAACGCCGCGACTGTGCAGGCCGCGCTCGTCGGGGTGGCCAAGTATCTGCACACCTACTCCCCGGCGATCAAGGCCGATCTGAATGTGGGCGAGAACATGGCTCGCGTTGAGTTCGCGATCACACTGGCCAGGGTTCCGCACCGGGCCCAGATGATCGAGGTGGCACTCGGCGTCATCAGGGGCATGTTCGCGATGCTCTCCGACTCGGACTTCCGGCCGCACCGGATCACCTTCCGCCATGCCCGGATATCGCCGACCGAGGTGTACCTCGATGCGTTCCGGTGTCCGGTCGAGTTCAACGCGCAGGCGAACGCTCTGTTCTTTCCCCGTTCCCTGCTCGCACAACGCATTGCCGGCGGCGACTCGCAGTCGTACGCATTGGCAGCTCGTTATCTGACCGGCCGGCGGCAACACCGGAATGTGGAAGAACACGTGGTGGAGTTGATCGACAAGCTGATGCCACTGGGACAGGCATCCCTCAACGACGTCGCCCGCACCCTCACGCTGCATCCGCGGGTCTTGCAGCGACGTCTGGCCGAGGCTGGTACCAGCTTCGGGCAACTCCTCGACGACCGGCGTCGAGAGAGCGTCACGGAATTGCTTGCGGTTCCCGACCTGCCGCTGTCCTCGGTGGCCACCCAACTCGGCTACACCGAACAAAGCTCCCTGACCAGGAGCTGTCGTCGCTGGTTCGGCGCAGCACCACTGGCGGTTCGGCGCACGCGGGCCGGCCGAAGCGTTCATTCTCGTCTCGAAGTGTGAGCAGTTCCTCAGAAAGTTTCGACCAAGGCCGGTCGTGGGCATACAGAGCACAGGCCCGACGGGATTGCGTCGGGCACAATCGAGGAGTTGAACGAGCATGAGCGGTATGGATAAGGCGAAGAACAAGCTCGATGATCTCGGCGGCAAGGCCAAGGAAGCCACCGGCAAGGCCACCGACGACAAGAGCACCGAGAACGAGGGCAAGCTCGACCAGGTCAAGTCCAATCTCAAGGACGCCGGCGAGAAGGTGAAGGACGCCTTCAAGTAGGCCCCACGCCCTCCCATCGGCCCGTCATCGACATCCTCGGTGGCGGGCCGATTCGCGTGCTAGCCCATGAGCGCGGCGGCTACCGTCGCGCCGAGGTTCCAGCACGCCTCGAGGTCATCCTTCGTCGGCTTGCCGGAAACGATGACCGTCTCGGCGGCGCGCTCCCAGCCCAGCCCGGCGGTGATGCCGTCGAGCGCACGCACGGCGCCCTCGGTGCCTTCGTTGCCGTGCAGCCACACCCCGAACGGTCGCCCCCGGGTGGAATCCAGCAGTTGGTAGTAGGACTGATCGAACGCGTGCTTGAGCGCACCCGAGATGTAGCCGAGGTTGGCCGGCGTGCCCACCAGGTAGCCATCGGCCTCGAGCCAGTCCACGGCCGACACCGTCAGCGCCGGTCGCCGGATCACCTCCACCCCCTCGATCTCGGGGTCGGTGGCACCGGATACGACGGCCTCGAACATCTCGTGGCAGTGCGGCGACGGGGTGTGGTGGACGATCAACAGCCGCGCCGTCAGGGTGGTCACGTCGCTCGCTTCCTGCTCGGGTCGGGTGGCCCTACCCGGACGCTATCAGCGCTCCGACTCTAAGAAGGTCACGACCGCGACACGCCGTACACCCAATCGTTGCCTTAGATTTGCCTTATTTTTCTTAGTTTTCGGTGTATGGTCGTTACGCATAACGGTAATGGCGTCGCCCCGCGGGCACGGCCATCCGACCCACTGTTGGCAGCCAGGGAAGGAGCCAGCATGCAATCAGACACATCCCGGCGGGTCGCACTCGTCACGGGTGCATCCCGAGGAATCGGCGCCGAAGTCGCCCGGCACCTCGCCGACGCCGACACCCACGTCGTCGTCAACTACCGGCACAACGCCGCCGGTGCCGACGCGGTCGCCCAGGACATCCGCAGCGCGGGCGGCCACGCCTCCACGGTCGCCGCCGACGTGTCCGACGACGCGGCCACCACCGCGATGATCAACGATGTCGCCCACCGGTTCGGTCGGTTGGATGCGTTGGTGCTCAACGCATCCGGCGGACTGGAACCGGACTCACAACCCAACCACGCCATGCGCGTCAACCACGACGCGCAGCGACGGCTGGCCCGGCTCGCGCTGCCACTGATGCCGGCCGGTGGCCATCTGGTGTTCGCCACCAGCCACCAGGCGCACTTCTATCCGTTGAAGGCGGTGCCGAAGGGCTACGCCACCGTCGCGGCCAGCAAACGGGGCGGGGAGACCGCCCTCTACGCCATGCGCTCGCAGTTCGACCATCGCGACATCCACTTCACGGTGGTCTCCGGCGACATGATCGACGGGAACAGCTTCGGCAATCTCGGCGACCGGCCCGAGTTCACGGCGTTCGCCGCGGCGATCGCGCGCGCGGCGACCGCACCCAAGCCCACGGGAATCGTCTACGTCGGCGGCCCGGACCATCTCGCGCGGAT from Mycolicibacterium sp. MU0053 includes:
- a CDS encoding ribonuclease J, whose amino-acid sequence is MNTDLAPPGPLAAGGLRITALGGIGEIGRNMAVFEHLGRLLILDCGVLFPGHDEPGVDLILPDLRHIEDRLDDIEALVLTHAHEDHIGAIPFLLKLRSDIPVVGSKFTLALVAAKCREHRIKPIFVEVAEGQRSTHGVFECQYFAVNHSIPDALAIAVHTGAGTVLHTGDIKLDQQPLDGRPTDLPGMSRLGDAGVDLFLCDSTNAEHPGVGPSESEIGPTLHRLIRGADGRVIVACFASNVDRVQQIVDAAVALGRKVSFVGRSMVRNMGIAKELGFLTVADDNVIDIGAAEELPPDRVVLVTTGTQGEPMAALSRMSRGEHRSITLTDGDLIVLSSSLIPGNEEAVYGVIDALAKIGARVVTNSQARVHVSGHAYAGELLFLYNGVRPRNVMPVHGTWRHLRANAKLAVSTGVPEENIMLAENGVSVDLVKGVASIAGAVPVGKMFVDGLITGDVGDATLGERLILSSGFIAITVVVHRGTGKPAATPHLHARGFSEDPKALEPATLKVAAELEKLAAEGVTDSGRVAQAVRRAVGKWVGETYRRQPMIVPTVLEI
- the dapA gene encoding 4-hydroxy-tetrahydrodipicolinate synthase produces the protein MSTSGFDVGARLGTVLTAMVTPFDSKGALDTAVAKKLAIRLVDAGCDGLVISGTTGESPTTSDDEKIELLSAVLDAVGDRARIIAGAGTYDTAHSVGLARRSAAAGAHGLLVVTPYYSRPPQSGLLAHFRAVADATDLPNVLYDIPPRSVVPIEWDTMRLLAEHPNIVGVKDAKGDLHGSAQIMAETGLAYYSGDDALNLPWLAVGAVGFISVWGHLAAAQLREMWSAFNSGDIGTARKTSVALGPLNAAQYRLGGVTMSKAGLRLQGFDAGDPRLPQVPATDEQLQALTAELRAAALLR
- the thyX gene encoding FAD-dependent thymidylate synthase encodes the protein MAETAPLRVQLIAQTEFTAPPDVPWSTDADGGPALLEFAGRACYQSWDKPNPRTATNAAYLKHIIDVGHLSVLEHASVSFYITGISRSCTHELIRHRHFSYSQLSQRYVPENDSQVVLPPGIDGDPELERLFLAATDASRAAYTELLTKLDEKLAGAAGTVRRKQARQAARAVLPNATETRIVVTGNYRAWRHFIAMRASEQADVEIRRLAIECLRQLVAVAPQAFADFTIHTQADGTEVATSPLGTEA
- a CDS encoding winged helix-turn-helix domain-containing protein codes for the protein MARLSLAQARRIAVAAQGFHEPRPGGAVTRAHLRRLISRIQVLQLDSVSVAVRAHYAPVFSRWGPYDRALLDRAAWSHSARSPRLLVEYWAHEAALMSVDDWPLLRWRMREYTHGRWGTEIVRKNRQLAEDIVAAVAEIGPSTAGQIEAHLKAEPRGQRGPWWDRSDTKWVAEALWSAGVLTTATRVGFARHYDLVERVLPADVLAREVDDADAVRELTLRAATALGVGTEADIRDYFRLGAAQVKPALAELAASGELERVDIDGAPAYLRVGQKIPRTDRGTALLCPFDPLVFFRPRVERLFGFHYRIEIYTPAAKRRYGYYVWPFLLDGKLVGRVDLKADRAANALHVLGAFSEDGQDRARVAAALAPELHAMAGWLDLGSVRVGDRGDLAGELSRRVSA
- a CDS encoding dihydrofolate reductase translates to MALNLIWAQSTSGVIGRANTIPWRLPEDQARFKELTLGHTVLMGRLTWESLPAKVRPLPGRRNLVLTRSSDYAAEGAEVVTDLEQVPIEDTWVIGGAQIYALTLPLASRCEVTEIEIDLPRNDDDAVAPLLDESWQGATEDWLTSSTGLRYRFASYWR
- a CDS encoding thymidylate synthase encodes the protein MPIATPYEDLLRLVLETGIPKSDRTGTGTRSLFGHQLRYDLSAGFPLITTKKVHLKSVVYELLWFLRGDSNVRWLQEHGVTIWDEWAGPAGDLGPVYGVQWRSWPTPSGEHIDQISAALALLKSDPDSRRNIVSAWNVGEIPQMALPPCHAFFQFYVAEGRLSCQLYQRSADLFLGVPFNIASYALLTHMMAAQAGLDVGEFIWTGGDCHIYDNHVDQVTEQLSRDPRPYPELVLAHRDSLFDYAYEDVVIKNYDPHPAIKAPVAV
- a CDS encoding dienelactone hydrolase family protein, with translation MPLIKDTVTTADGTCAVTFATPEGDGPWPGVVMYPDAGGPRQTFDEMAAQLAAAGYAVLVPDIYYRHPDWAPFDMATVFGDAKERGRLFAMIGKVTPDIMAADAAALFDYLAARPEVRGAAFGTTGYCMGGRTSLVVAGRLPDRVAAALSFHGGGLASDDPGSPHLLAGAMRAPVYVGGAKNDASFTAAQAETLDKALTAAGVSHTIEFYEAGHGFAVPDNAPYDEAAAARHWTAITEFLGQHLQNQT
- a CDS encoding MFS transporter codes for the protein MVAGGALLVAAVILTALNLRPAITSVGPLLGDMREALGVSATWAGVLTTLPGLCFAAAGLTAPWLSRRLGVGRAIALALAVLTIGLGVRVLDGPYVVIGGTLVATAGIALANVLIPVVIKGSFPARIGLMTGVYTAALQGGGALGSAATPLLGDALGGWRGALGSWAVLALLALLLWLVGARGLGRVTPQTAAPAAPTRSLLRNRLAWTITLFFGCQSLLAYIVMGWLAEVFIDHGVSQRSAGLLVGLVSLLAVPISLFITPLAARQRHQSGWIVGLGVVGFVGMIGLAVDPGAAPLLWSILVGFGMSVFSLALAVIALRARTPEDTAQLSGMVQGFGYLLAGLGPLLFGLLHDLTGGWTAPWIMALAVYAVQMVAGAAAGRNRYV
- a CDS encoding 2,4'-dihydroxyacetophenone dioxygenase family protein yields the protein MTVTDITPPIALTMQTKDVPWAIDVLAPGMSAQLLVADVEAGLTVANIRFAPGTVIPTHLHTGAVHGYTTSGSWFYREYGRESLNVAGTYIYEPAGSTHTLEAPASNTEDTEALFIIYGAFLNYDEQGNYVGHVDAAVTRQLYIDAIKRQGDTLPDFVIGGNSRYGR
- a CDS encoding AraC family transcriptional regulator; protein product: MADLVRASSLVHVPELITEHGGDPQRFLTEAGIDPEVLGDFNRYIRYTALTTLVGNAAQELAVPDFGLRLSKLQDLEMLGPIAVLARNAATVQAALVGVAKYLHTYSPAIKADLNVGENMARVEFAITLARVPHRAQMIEVALGVIRGMFAMLSDSDFRPHRITFRHARISPTEVYLDAFRCPVEFNAQANALFFPRSLLAQRIAGGDSQSYALAARYLTGRRQHRNVEEHVVELIDKLMPLGQASLNDVARTLTLHPRVLQRRLAEAGTSFGQLLDDRRRESVTELLAVPDLPLSSVATQLGYTEQSSLTRSCRRWFGAAPLAVRRTRAGRSVHSRLEV
- a CDS encoding CsbD family protein → MSGMDKAKNKLDDLGGKAKEATGKATDDKSTENEGKLDQVKSNLKDAGEKVKDAFK
- a CDS encoding flavodoxin family protein is translated as MTARLLIVHHTPSPHCHEMFEAVVSGATDPEIEGVEVIRRPALTVSAVDWLEADGYLVGTPANLGYISGALKHAFDQSYYQLLDSTRGRPFGVWLHGNEGTEGAVRALDGITAGLGWERAAETVIVSGKPTKDDLEACWNLGATVAAALMG
- a CDS encoding SDR family oxidoreductase, which gives rise to MQSDTSRRVALVTGASRGIGAEVARHLADADTHVVVNYRHNAAGADAVAQDIRSAGGHASTVAADVSDDAATTAMINDVAHRFGRLDALVLNASGGLEPDSQPNHAMRVNHDAQRRLARLALPLMPAGGHLVFATSHQAHFYPLKAVPKGYATVAASKRGGETALYAMRSQFDHRDIHFTVVSGDMIDGNSFGNLGDRPEFTAFAAAIARAATAPKPTGIVYVGGPDHLARMSA